Proteins encoded within one genomic window of Equus przewalskii isolate Varuska chromosome 3, EquPr2, whole genome shotgun sequence:
- the CIAO2B gene encoding cytosolic iron-sulfur assembly component 2B isoform X2, which produces MVGGGGAGGGLLENANPLIYERSGERPVTAGEEDEQVPDSIDAREIFDLIRSINDPEHPLTLEELNVVEQVRVQVSDPESTVAVAFTPTIPHCSMATLIGLSIKVKLLRSLPQRFKMDVHITPGTHASEHAVNKQLADKERVAAALENTHLLEVVNQCLSARS; this is translated from the exons ATGGTGGGCGGCGGCGGGGCAGGGGGCGGCCTCCTGGAGAACGCTAACCCGCTCATCTACGAGCGCTCTGGGGAGCGGCCGGTGACCGCGGGCGAGGAGGACGAGCAGGTTCCAGACAGCATCGACGCGCGCGAGATCTTCG ATCTGATTCGCTCCATCAATGACCCGGAGCATCCCCTGACGCTGGAAGAATTGAACGTCGTAGAGCAGGTCCGGGTTCAG GTGAGTGACCCCGAGAGCACAGTGGCTGTGGCCTTCACACCCACCATTCCACACTGCAGCATGGCCACTCTCATTGGGCTGTCCATCAAAGTCAAGCTTCTGCGATCCCTTCCCCAGCGTTTCAAG ATGGACGTGCACATTACACCAGGGACCCATGCCTCAGAGCATGCAG TCAACAAGCAGCTTGCAGATAAGGAGCGAGTGGCAGCAGCCCTGGAGAACACCCACCTGCTGGAGGTTGTGAATCAATGCCTGTCGGCCCGCTCCTGA
- the CIAO2B gene encoding cytosolic iron-sulfur assembly component 2B isoform X1, which yields MVGGGGAGGGLLENANPLIYERSGERPVTAGEEDEQVPDSIDAREIFDLIRSINDPEHPLTLEELNVVEQVRVQVSDPESTVAVAFTPTIPHCSMATLIGLSIKVKLLRSLPQRFKMDVHITPGTHASEHAVHRTRVSGFVVQEAGRHEQPGEGPQEGGLGVGSGGWGSLMEAWGPGKEKTGGSCWWGCMCIYTHRLKGEAASRPGFDSPS from the exons ATGGTGGGCGGCGGCGGGGCAGGGGGCGGCCTCCTGGAGAACGCTAACCCGCTCATCTACGAGCGCTCTGGGGAGCGGCCGGTGACCGCGGGCGAGGAGGACGAGCAGGTTCCAGACAGCATCGACGCGCGCGAGATCTTCGAT CTGATTCGCTCCATCAATGACCCGGAGCATCCCCTGACGCTGGAAGAATTGAACGTCGTAGAGCAGGTCCGGGTTCAG GTGAGTGACCCCGAGAGCACAGTGGCTGTGGCCTTCACACCCACCATTCCACACTGCAGCATGGCCACTCTCATTGGGCTGTCCATCAAAGTCAAGCTTCTGCGATCCCTTCCCCAGCGTTTCAAG ATGGACGTGCACATTACACCAGGGACCCATGCCTCAGAGCATGCAG tACACAGGACCAGGGTGTCAGGCTTTGTAGTACAGGAGGCAGGCAGACATGAACAGCCAGGGGAGGGGCCCCAAGAAGGTGGGTTAGGTGTGGGCTCAGGTGGTTGGGGTAGCCTGATGGAGGCTTGGGGTCCTGGGAAGGAGAAGACAGGAGGGTCTTGTTGGTGggggtgtatgtgtatatatacacacagacttAAAGGTGAGGCTGCCAGCAGGCCTGGCTTTGACTCTCCTTCCTGA